A region of the Paramormyrops kingsleyae isolate MSU_618 chromosome 6, PKINGS_0.4, whole genome shotgun sequence genome:
ATGACTCAAGAGCAGGTGTTGTGGTGAAAGaaaaggggttttattgaaCTCAACGAAACAAAGACTGGAAATAAACTGGATCAAGGGGGATCAAAATGGAGGACCGAAAACCAAGAGGGAACATGCAACAAGAAGGTTTAGGCCAGCCTAATGAAGATGGTACAAACAGGTACTTTTATACACAGACTAATGAGAGGCATCAGGTGTGTCCCATCAGGGCCACGTGAGGGAGGAGACTGGAGGGTCAGGTGGATGTGATGGGCAGGATGTAACAGAAGGGTGTTTTAGTAAAGGGTCTTGCAAACAAAGCAATCTAATACTAACTTCAGGTAAATTCAAAGGCCAAAACAGATATTGTTTGGGGATACAATAAAAATTTGAATTCAGTCAGGGTTGAAAGGATTCCCCTTTCGATATCACTTTTGTCTGAGACTTTCTAGACCTGCAGAAGGTCATGGGCTGTAGTGTTGTGTCCACTGTGGCTGTACGGTATTTTCTTACCTTTTTGTAAACATAAAGACATGCCCCTGTAGGAGGAAACAGCATAACTGAAATCCCTATATCCTGATCACGTGACACCCAGTAAAATGATCCTATTGTGGGCTTTCAGAATGGACGAAACTGCCTCAGTAACCTTTGAACGTAAAAGCTTAGAAATATAGCAGGATGACTATACTATATGCAAAGCAGTCATTACCCCTTTTTATGCAGACATAGCTGTGAAAACGGCTTCAGGGTCGGACTGGTGATCtggaataaagaaaaaacactcAGTCAGCACCCAGGTGTGGAACATGAGTGTAAAGGCTGGGATTTTTGAGGAGTCAGCCCTAAAAGGAGTCATTACTACAGGGTACAGTGACTCAAGACATAAGCTAAGGAAGACAACAAATCTGGACAACACCCCCACCAATGTGTGCTTCAGGGTGGTAGATACTAATTGATTTGACGAATTTTTAAGATTTATACTCCCCCTAAGAGTCCAGTCATTTAatttatatgtaatatacagAAATGTGAGGGATTTACTCtctttttaaagtatatttacacatttttcTTAGACGATATGGATTTACTCTGACATTTATTGGGTTTTTAGCACTATGTTCAGGGGCTCCAGGCAAAGCTTTGCTTAGAAGCCCCCCCCCTAACTAGAAAACTGATGACCATTTCGCTTTCTTCACATTGGATGTGATTTGGGGGCCCTAAGCAACTGCCTACTTATGGTACCTATAGCCAGAGTCAGCCCTGTCCAGGATAATCAAACATGCAGGTGATAAAATTATTCACctccattttaaataaatggatcgtttatattatattatatatatatatatatatatatatatataaacgaGTGTAGCCTTCCCCCTTATCATGAGCCTCTTCTTTCTGAGCTCCAGACTGATTTCCTTTGTCTTTGGCATGCTGAGTAACAATAGTCCCTCTCCTGTTCCTTGGAGTCTTTTTATGCTgatgtattttatattacaaAATGTACCAAAAGCTACTAAATAGCACTGGTGAATGTTTGATTATATCAAGTTTCATCAATGTTGCAAACATTGGGGAGAAGTTTAGGAAAATGTTCCATAATTCCTGGGAGGCTAATAGTTTTGGCCtcaactgtatatatatatccatccatccattttccaacccgcttatccttctgggtcgtgggggttccggagcctatcccggaagccacaggcacaaggcggggaatatcccaggacggggggccagcccatcgcagggcacactcacactccattcactcacacatgcacacctatgggcaatttagcaactccaattagcctcagcatgtctctggactgtggggggaaaccagagtacccggaggaaaccccacgacgacacggggagaacatgcaaactccacacacgtaacccaggcggagactcgaaccacTAGTCCAGGCCTAGTTCCAATTGAGAGGTTATACTTAAAATAAGAgttaagtctttaaaaatacatatataatagTTTGGAGACTCATTAAGGAGTCATTTCTTCAGCTCTGGGCCTTCATACAATCATGTTATATGAAATGGGCAAAATGTGTGCAGTTTATCTCCCCAATCTCTCCAGAACCAAGGTGTACAATTTATCTGGTCACGCATGCTGGAACTGTTATGGTGGGGCATGTTGAAAGGAGGGACGATCCACATAGTGGCTCAGTTAAATCATGgatttattaacaaaaacaaacagaaaggaAGATACTGAAAATAAGAGATCATGAGGGGTAAAAACAGGGGCGGATCTACCGGGGTGGCACGGGGTGGCAATTGCCACCCTGAGAAAAAGCCTTGCCACCCCATTTGCCACCCCAGCACTAGTATCTCAGTGttctaaaaataaaagtttCCTCGACCGATTTACAGCAGCAACGCTCTATTATGATGACATAAAAATAGCATATACCCGTAAATAATAGAACGAAATCGTCTTTCTATTAAAGCGTAGTCCGAACAAACGACAACTTATGAACTGCTTCGTTTTAGTGAATCAAAGACATTTAGTGCAACCAGCGGGATCATCACAGACAAATTCCGGCATTTTTAACAAACCGAAGCAGTTAATTTTGATATCTTCGCGTATATCAATGACTAACAGTTTAACTGTAAACTATTTTCAAAAGTATGTTGTTCAGTAGCTTGCATCTTCAAGATTGTTCGAACCTTTGATAAGTGGCGTCACATGACAACAACGCCGTGTCCAGTCCATCGATATGCTGGAGTTAAGAAACAAAACCAGGTACTGAATTACTTTCATACTTAACAAATGaatgtttaattaaacatgTCTTAGTGTTGCCTGAGGTAGATGCTTGCTAGTTATATGACAACTAAACAGCAAGTATGTCTAATCAGTTCTATTTAACGTACCATCTcacatgggcgtaaatcccgggggggacggaggggacatgtccccccctatccgagggttgtccggcttgtccccccaaaaaaaaatatttataaaaaaaaaaaatcgcactatctattatgaaaaatatatgtatgtatacctaaaataattctgtaagaagaaaaaaaaaacaaacgcaaaaaatgcatttagaaacagttgagttccccctccccttcctcacagtggtttggccaactgcctgctttcccaggtcatctcacctactctacacacacgaatcaggtgtgtggctgcggctcaattaatgttggactgcagtaagtagggtattttattcactttaaataaagcgattctctttaatgtagttgatgcagactcattcatgaattagttgcggcaaaaatgctgattaccgatgttaTTTTCCACGAATCTGCTATAGGcctattagcgattaaaatattacttatctagttaacgttagcttgtttacaatagcttgttgcatagtgcactgcaactaacacgccaaagccgtttcccatgcattgttttatttgtgacgacttggcataatgttaacttaacattaacggccacaattagcatattgtttagctgtgcatttactaaatgagcactgtgctacgtccgaactgaccccactgtattttttttgtataatcaatatctattatgcatgtaaacagtcatgtttaaaatttattgtatgttgatggcttgactgtaaacaacataacaaacaatgcaataaatagttttgaagaaaaatctgctttgtcattgaacctgagaaaaactttgaaaataaccataatgacgcagtctccatgctacaataataatgatagaagcaaagtttttcattgtggggacatatctatataagtacaatttgactgtattatttgtgtccccttcaaaaattgctcatgagaaattttatattttttgtccccccctactgttaaatgaaatttacgcccatgctaTCTCATTTAATTTATCTGACTTTCCAATCCAGATATCAGATTCAAGTCAATCACAAATCAGccttcatttcatttttatagaACAATGTAAAAATGTGCACCCTAGTGTATACACCGAATAAAGAATAGCATTCCTTGAATCCACAAAAACCATGCAAGGATGCTTGCTTCAGTGTTGCCACCCCTCATAATTTTAATGCCACCCCATGAATAATTTTCTAGATCCGCCCCTGGGTAAAAAGCAACTGACGAAGCAGCAATTAAGTTAGGGAGCAACACCAAGAACACTATACTAAAGGCAAGAAGGAACTACAATACATTACAGGGAATACTACTAACCAGGAATCAGCAGAACACAGGGTAACAGTCATACAAGGAAAACAGTCACAATGAACCAACAAGGAACTAACGGAAGCAGGCACTAAATACACCATAAATGAGACATGTCGCAGGATAGGTGAGAACCTTAAGCAAAATgggcgatggtggtgcaggaggtagtgctaccgttcAGCAACTGGAGAGTTGCAGGTTTgagccccgggtcctcctgaccccatcgaagtgtccttgagcaagacactgaaccccaaattgctcccggtgagctggttggcgccttgcatggcagcctctgccaccggtgtgtggatgtgagtgtggatggtgaatgtgaggcataactgtaaagcactttggtactcgtaagagtagtaaaaaagcgctatataaatgcagtccatttaccatttaccaaaATAACCAATCACAAGGACTTGGagcaacaaggaacaggtggggTGTATTACAATGAACAAGCATTGGAGACTAGGAAACATAAACAAACACTGAGGACAAACAATACTAGGAAAGACTAGGAACACCAGACAAAATGATAAACCAAGGCACTGGCAGGGTAGAACTTAAACAGAGACACAAAGCAAAACATAGAAAATAATACCAAACGCTAGGGAAAAATAAACAAGTAATGAATACTGAAGGCACACCTGCCACAAAGTCGCACTCTCAGCCCACAGAGCTATGAGGCCGTCTGTGGAGCAGGGATAAACACACAAGGGCAAACTGAACGGCCAGCGACACCTACTAGCCagatggggaaaagacacccgAACCTGGGCCAGATGGGCATTGAGCCTGACATGACATGAACAGCTTGAAACAACATCCAGGGATCATACTCAACTactgtcatttacatttacatttacagcatttggcagacgcccttagccagagcgacttacataagtgctttaagactccacagtgaatttttcccgatactagctcaataaaaccaaggctatgaatagcatcgatctaatactctgttggaaaagtgctttttttttttttttttttttttttttaaggaatgccagaaagtataatgccagaagtgctaattcaggtatttctggaaaaggtgtgttttaagtcgtcttttgaagacattcagtgactcagctgttcggacatctagggggagttcattccaccaacttggtgccagaacagagaagagccgggaggtgtgtcttccttgtgccttgaggggtggtgggaccagcgTTCAACATTCATAATTATTCCATTAGAATGTAACTGAACAATACATCAAGTAACTAGACAGGAACAATGGCTCAGAGGGAAGCAAGTAAATACCTCCATTTTCTCTGGAAAGGTTCATCAAGAGTGGAACTTTGCAGGCAATATGGGCCTCAGTATATCATGTGACAAACCCTGCAGCCCGTAGTAAAAACCTCTTAGCAATAGAGCATTGAACGAGTTCCCATCAATGAAGGAACGATAAATTCTGCATCATGTAAACAATTCTAAAATTAACCACCTATACATTAGTGGTATCATTAGTGAAACAAGACAATGATCTGAAGCCTAACAGAATGATATCTTTCAAAACAGGTAAGCAAGACTATGTATGTTTGGAGTGGCCTAGTCCAGGCCTAGTTCCAATTGAGAGGTTGTACTTAAAATAAGAGTTAATTCTTTAAGAAAACATCAATGCATCTGAATTGAAGCTGAGTGGCACCAAAACCCTTATGTGACACTATAAGAGCCTCTTACCAGTAACTATAGTTTGATGCTCGTGCTAAAAGGGAAGGAAAGAGAAAGTTGTTGTAAATTATTTTTAGTGAGTCTCTTAAATATCTGTAAGGGAACATGGTGTAAGGTTCTGTGGGGGGTAATGCAAAGCCAGAATGAGGCTGGAGTGGGAAAGGACACCTTATGAATCCTATATTGTACAATGGCATGGTGACCATGGAGACGGAAATCGGAACTAAGAAACCCGAGTCACTTTGCTGATGTGATCCTTTCTCCCTCAGAGGAATCTTAGTGCCAACAAAGACACTTTGTGCATCACTTACCTGCTCTCCGCCATTGTTTCAccatgaaccttttgttgggactgaaatgtatgtttttggAGCTTATTGTTGTCAGCTGTAAGTacatttgtgtgtatgtgtgcccgTCACTAGTTTCTCAACTTAAATTTCTCTATTGAACAGCCTGTTGTATATGACTCTGTGCTGGAATACAACACAATTGAAAAGTAGCTTGTCCTGCAGAAATCTCTTCTTGTGTTTGTTCAGAGCGTTGAAAATTATTTTATACTGACTCGTTGTTTTGTTGTCTGTAAGTTGGTTACTGTGTGAATATATTTGGTCCTTGGTTTTATAGCACCGGGTTTTAATTTAGCGCAGAAATGTACTGAGGGGAAACAAGCCTATTTTTATTAACTTTTGCTATTTGTCCATTTGTCCATTTTGTTCTTGTCACTATAAATCTAGTGTGTAAAATTGTGACTTTTACTATGATAGGCAGACAGTGACCCAATCTGCACTATGGGGACCAAGGCGGCCGAATATGCCAAGAAAACATTCTCACAAGACAGGACATTAATTGTTGTAAAAGTTTAGTAAAAGCTGGATCAGAGCTATACCCACAGAACCATATAACGCCTTAACATTTTTTCAAAAGCTAAAAAGACTATTTTGAAAGGAAAGACATATGACATGAGGAAAGTGAGATGATGTAACTGTTCATGTATGTGGCTGTAGGGAAATAGGGGTGACAGTTATTGGTGAAAGCAATGgattattaaatataaatgagttTGATATGTTTGCTGCCTGTAATGGAATAAACTAGGAACATTTAAGGATGGAGGagggatagatagatagatagatgatagatagatgatagatagatagatagatagatagatagataggcaCTTTGTTAATCCAGAAAGAAACTGCAGATTTCATTAATAAATAGGAGTGTCTTACACAAGCCATACACAGGCACTCTTCATGGAAGTGAACAAACTATGTATAACTTTACTTATTAGTAGTACCGTGCTCTAATGTACATGTTTCACAGACCTATAACAAGTTCATTACCTTTTGAATTTAAACTGAATAAGTATGTGTTTTCATTGAGGAGAATGTGAATGGTATGTTTTCACATTCTGCTGaaagttcattttatttgttcAGAAGATATTAGTCAGTTTAGTCCGGCTAATGCGGTCTTTAGCTTAAAGTCAAATCTGATTCAAAATGATGTCATTATCTTGTTCTTGACCATCGATCACATTGCCTGGGTACCAAGTTGTCCATTTCCCTTTCTGCTCCAGGCTATGACTTCATGCAGAGCCGCATAGTGGGAGGATACGCCCCAGCACCCCATTCCATCAAATACATGGTGTCAATACAGaatgacaaagggcagcacTTCTGCGGGGGATCTTTAATCAACAAGTACTGGCTGCTGACGGCAGCACATTGTAACATCGGGTGAGCTGCAAGTTTTACTTATGTGCATTTTCAGTGGATgcaattcaatattcaatatTTTACATTAGGGCTTTTACAATATTTTCAGAATTACATCATTTATTTGCTGGCACTTCTTATGTTATGGCTTATATAGCTTGTAATAGAAGGTATTTGCTGTGTCACTGCTTTGCTGCTTGTATCTAACCTTGTCATTAACTTCCATTGCTTTTTATAATAGAATTATACTAGGTCTACTTGATTTTAGTGAAGATTTTGAGTGACACTAATATATAAAGGGGTGTTCACGAGACATATGCCTCTTCATTAAATTTGTGCAGAACCATTTCATAAAACCACAAAAGAACACTGTAAAATTCACCAGACACAACCTGCTGTAATCTAACTGAGCTCTATCAGCAGAATCTCTGGTAGCTCCTTCAACAACAAATTATTTGTCAGCCTTCCATCTGAAGCACAGGGGACATAAAACAAGGATGACTTTATGCCCTTAACCCCTTCCATGTTCATACTTAAAGGGCTCACTGTCTCACCTTCAGACCCCTAACTCTAGTTAGTAACAGGCACAGAAACCTTTCTGGAGAATGTGTCTGCAGTGTCTCAAAAGAAGGCTTGTGCCAAAATCTATTGCAAGCTTCATCCCACTTAAAGGCCAGTACAGGGGTCCAAAAAGTGGGGGTTGCAGAGAcactggtgggggaggggggttgtgagAGGAGTTTCAGAAAATGTTAATCAAATTGTAAAAAGAAATAGTATGAAAAGAAATCAATTTTATCTGCATCTGCAACCGGTTAATTGTGACAAATGTACTGTGGGGAACCTCAATTGGGTGCCAAAATCTAGCGAGGGAGATGTACTGTGGGGAGAGGTACCCGGGGGAAATGAAATGTATCAAGGGGAAATGTACTGATGAGAAATGTACTGAGTGGAAATTCACAGAGGGGAAATGCACCAAGGGGAAATATACTGAGAAGAAATGTACTGAGGGGAAATGCACAGAGGGGAAATGTACTGAGGGGAAATGTACTGAGGGGAAATGTACTGAGGGGAAATGCACTGAGGGGAAATGTACTGAGGGGAAATGCACAGAGGGGAAATGTAACAAGGGGAGCTAATAGATCACAAAAGCCAAGACCAGCAGTTACATACAGCTCAGAAATGAAAGCTGACTTTTGGTTCAGCCAAGAATAAATTATTTCCCCTTAAAAGACATCAAAGAAAAGAGCAATGGTTTAGTAGGAACAAAGGGTTTAATGTTTCGTTCAGCCGAATGCTACATATTTAATTTGGGTTGGGGGTACAAAATAGCTCTTTTTTCCTCCTAGGTCCAGCCAGATGGTCATTGTGGCAGGAGACTATTCCCTGTCAGTGTATGAAGGAACAGAGCAATTCTTTACTCCACGTTTCCTGGTTCCCCATCCAGAGTATAACAAGAGCACCAACAACGCAGACATCATGCTCATAAGGGTGGGAGATAAACCTGTAAGGTCATGAAAAGATGTCATTCTTATTAATGTAGAGAATGAGAAGTAGGTCATCGCAGAAATGAAGGCTATGAAACATGGACTCGTAGTTTGCTCTTAGGTTGTGTTATATGGCTTTTATCAGGTTGTGTGCATGATATTCTGAAGGCATCGCCATATGTACACCCACATTGTAATGCTTTCTTAGGATCAACTTTTGATTGATCAAAACAGATGGCCTGACATGTCACCATATTGAGGTGCACTTTGTGATCAAAGCTGTCATACTTACAACCCAGCAGTGTTTCATTGTCAGACTCATCTGAGTCACTCCAGGGGCTTAAAAGTGCTCCTTAGAAGAATGGAATCACTCAATACAAGCACAGAAAACACTGCTAAGTGTAAATACAAAGATTTACAAATCCTGTCAGCAAATGGAAGCCGGTTTATAGATCGATAATATGCAAACAATGACCGAATGAGTCTGTGAAATGCAAATACATCCACACATATCGCAGTGTAAATGAAAACTACTGACCGTGTCCTGCACTTGGAAATTGACCCAGGCAGGTCATAATGCTGTCGTAACATTGCTGTAACGCCATCGACGCAGAGAAGATGTCACCTGAGTTGCCTGCTTGCTCTCCCCTCTCCAGTTAACGGTCCCCGTGCACTTAAACAGCTTTGTGACAGTGGCCCCCCTGCCACGCCAAGGAGCCTCGGTGTCAGAGGGGCGAGTTTGCCGGGTCTCTGGCTGGGGCTACACCAGCTCCACTGGGGCCCAGATCCCTGCCACCCTCCGTACCGTAAAGGTTCCTATCGTCTCTGCTGTCCATTGCAACAGCAGCCAGTCCTTCGGGGGTAACATCACGGCTAATATGATATGTGCTGGATACTCTGCGGGGGGAAAAGACGCCTGTAAGGTAGGAGGGGACTCACAATTGGTCTTACAAAAGTCCAAATGTAAAAATCTCTTAATTCTCAATATATCATGATTTTGTTTCTTTCACCATTTGAAGAACATAGAAAATTCATCCAGTCCACGGAATACGTTTTCAAGAAAATTTCTGAGGACTTAATAACAACAAtggtaataatagtaataataataataataataataataataataatacattttatttatatagtgcttttcaaaAACTCAAAGACTTTAGAAATTTAACGTAAGTTCTTTGATCGCTTACATGATGACTGAGTAGTTTTGGATTCCAATACTGTAGCATATAATGAGGAAGCCAGACTTTAGGCTATTTGGTGGCCTCATCTCCAAAAACAAGGGTATAGCTTTTATTTCAGATAGTAGGGGCCAAACCAACCCTGATCCCCCCTAAACAATACTCACTACCCACAATATTGGTACAGACATGTTCCTACCATCCGTACTCAAATCTAAACCCTTGTCCAGAACAACAAAAAATGGGCTGAATGACTTTTAGAAATTTACTCGTTATATGTTGGTTGCTTGTGGGGAAATTTTTGCATTGTATTATGCATTGTGTTCACTGTAAGGGTATTGTGAACAGTAGTTatgaatgcatttatttgaataATGAAATGAATAACTTTACAATATGTTTAAAAGAAGCAGTCATTTAGAGAAACACAATGAAAGGACATTTTCATTCATGATATCATAGATACATTTGATAGATGCCATTCGCCAGAAGCATACTAAAGACAGGacattaaaatgacaaaacacTTTGAAAAGAACACATACCACCAATTATAGAGCTTTATCAGTGATTAACAAgataatatacattttatagtGTACTACTGAATATACTACTTTGTGGAGCAAGGCTGGAGTGATACATTTATTCTGTCTTGGCTGCATCATTGAAACAGCATGAAGCAGGAAATACAGTGAAGGACAGTGGGAAAGGAGCAAGAGCTGCAAATCACAGGCCAAAAGCATGACTTTAATGGGAGATTATCAGGAAGTTACACATATTTAGTACTGGAATGGAATCTATAACTTGAATGGATTGGTTCGGACCTGTTCCACCCAGTCACAAAATCTCAAAACTGTATGACCATGTTTGGAAGTAAAAACTCTTATAAGCCGATGAGACTATCTTAGTATAAGTCGCATCGTATGATATAATTCACTAGTCAATGTCCTCACCCAGCAGAACGTTTATGATAATATAGCAGGCCTCTGTTGACACAATTTATTTAGATGACACAATACACTGTTAGTATGagtaggttgctggttcaaatcctctggtcggcagagtgatttaaGTATTGGGCCCCGAACCCCCATCTGAcgc
Encoded here:
- the LOC111855709 gene encoding trypsin; the encoded protein is MQSRIVGGYAPAPHSIKYMVSIQNDKGQHFCGGSLINKYWLLTAAHCNIGSSQMVIVAGDYSLSVYEGTEQFFTPRFLVPHPEYNKSTNNADIMLIRLTVPVHLNSFVTVAPLPRQGASVSEGRVCRVSGWGYTSSTGAQIPATLRTVKVPIVSAVHCNSSQSFGGNITANMICAGYSAGGKDACKGDSGGPLVCEGRVYGVVSWGNSCASAKYPGVYTAVSQYRSWIDQTINSFYGKYITTPEVRDNPIAQALAYWTRDILEEKSLSEDSHLAEEVRDNLRQQRRGVTETMMKQVALDCGLPFPPSDGLPKPSAIPAVSSHKKAEESQRGGSLRKPAKARRETRLRL